TTTGGCAATCTAGCCATCCAAAATCTTAATGACACTGTCAAAAAAGATAGTGTGGCTAAGGTCGGTACCAATAAATCTCTCACGGGTAGCTCAAAAGGCGCCAGTGGCTCTGGCACTACTGGTAGTGCTAATAAGAGTCAAAGGCGCCGTCAGAGGTAGTAGTTGCAGCATTTTTAGCAATAGCTGCTATCACCATAAGCGCATGCGAGGATTGCGCGTGACTACTTCTCTACACGCCTGTCTAGGGTATGTAGGTTGTAATTCGATATCTCTTGATGTCCCGGATTTTATCGGTTCTGGTGTCTTAATTTGAGGCACAAAACCTTTTGGTAGTTCGCCTTTACTCTCAAAGTCCGAGACCAGTTTAAGCAGCTTCTGCTCATAAGATTTTGTCTGCTCATTACTATATCCATTTACTAATGCGCGCTCTAGCTGTAGTCGCTCCACTGGTGTTAGATTTTGTTTTGACATACTTGCCATCTTTTGCTCGGCAGCTAGAGTAAGTTTGTTGACCATGGCAGTCATCGGTCCAGGCTCAATAAGCCCATATCTGCATGTTTCAGGATCATAATACCTACGACGACTGCCATAGGTTTCCTTCCGTTCCTTTTCTTCTTGCAGATAGGCGGCGCGCTGTTCTGGTGTGAGACCGGCAATTACAAGCTCTTTGACCTTATCGTGCAGAGTCTGTCCGACTCCCAATATCTCTTTGGCTTTGTCTGTGAGATAAGGGATGCCATCTTTTCCAATATCTGTTGGGCGTTTGCCAAATTCTGGCAGACCTACTTGCTCGTCGATGGTTGGGACAAGGAGCAGATGCTCAAAAGGGGTCTCACCAATTATTCTATGTTCTCCCTTATCTTTAGGAGCCACTGCACCAAAAACCTTTTTCCAACTGACTTGCGCCTCTGCTCCATACATACTGCTACTTAAATTATGAGGCTGCCCCTCACTGGCCAGAGCAGGTGTTTGTTCGATTGACTTGACTGGTGCAAGTTGCTCAAAATTTGACATAAGAAAACCCTCCATACCTCTTGGGTAAAGTAATGCTGAAGGGGGTGTACTTACCTGTTGAGATAAGCTTCAGTTAGCGTCAAATTAGTCGATAACAATGTCAAACTCATGTCAGCCAAAACAAAAATTTGCTTAACTGTAGATTTGGTATTTGCTCGTCAAGCAACATGACACTATCAAGTCTCAGGCGTATTGCATCGGTACGGCTATGGACTCGATGTTGCGTACATCGTCCTCAGTCAACTTAAGATCCAGAGCGGTAAGGTCTAGCCGCATGTGCTCCATATCAGTGGTGCCTGTCAGTGGTAGCATGCCCAGGTGCATAGCAAAACTAAAAATAACTGGTGCCACACCGGTACCAAGTCTGCGCGCTATATCTTGCACTATGCGGTCATTTATATATTGACCATTGGCAGTAAGAAGTGAAAAGCCTTGGTAAATGATGTTGTGTTTATTGCAGATATCTCTTACTTCTCTATCCCAGCCAACAATGGCATAGCAACGGTTTTGCACCATCATTGGTTTTACTCTGGCTTTGAGACAGAGCTGACTGAGTTGTTCTGCGGTGACATTACTGACACCAATCATGCGCGTCTTGCCCTGAGTATACAGGTCCTCTATTGCTGTCCAGACCTCCCAGTCTGCCGCCCCAAGACCATTGCGCGAGTATGGTCCATGTAATACGTAAGAGTCGACACAGTCAGTGTGCAGGTGCTGTAAGGAGCTATCCATTGACTGCTTAACTTGAGTGGTCAAGTTTGCTTTTGCATCATAGGGAGTGGTGTTACCCTGGCCATCGACAGAAGTAAACTTGGTCTGAATAAACAGACTCTCGCGTTTGATACCTCTATTTTGTAAGCTCAGCAGGGCTTCGCCTACAAGTGCCTCGTTGTAATGTCTCAGCTGGTTTGCTGTATCAATTGCTGTAAAGCCTGCTTCCACGGCCATTTCCACACATTTAGCGGTGGTTTCTTTCTTCCAGGCAGTGCCATACATAAAGGATGGCACGACGATATCGTTGTAAGTAGTCAGTGGCATAGTTAGCTCCAGCAAGCGCTACGGGCAATATTTTGCTATAGGATACCTGCTCTTGGCTCAACAAGCTGTCAATTGTTTAAACAGTTAAGGTAATATCGTCAAGCCTTCGCGCTCTTCCCTCACGCGCTTACCAGCTAGATACTGGTGCTCACGAGCAAACTGAATATCGTTTAGCAATTTATCTGCTTCCATGATGTGACCTTGCTCGCGCATTTGTTTTTGGAGCTCTAGTTGTGCTGGGATCTCTGAGGCATAAAATACCTGGTGCGTCTTTTTATACATCTTGTTTTCATGCATCAGAGCGTCAGCTCTTTGCCTGACCATTTCTGCTGTCTCGCCCGGTTGCTTTACCACTATGCCAGCGCTAAAGCCGATCTTAACTTCTCCTTCTTTTAGAGCTTCTCCAGCCGCCAAAGGACGGGTCTCACCGTTAGCTTGCATAGCAAAGCGCAATTTATCCAGTCTTTGTGCAATCGCTTGAGCCCCGTTTGTGTCAGGCAAAAGCATCATATATTCATCACCGCTTATGTGCGACACATAGTCAGTATCGCGTGCCAGTTCTTTGAGTTTTTGTCCCATAAAGCGCAACGACTGATCACCATTCTGGTGACCGAGCTTGTCGTTTACACCCTTTAGTCCGTCCATGTCGATATAGACCACAGTGAGATGGCGCTCCTCACCTTTAGCCAGGGCACGCTCAGACTGTGCTACCAGTGTCTCTAGATTGGTGCGGATTGTTTTGCCATTTAAAAGTCCTGTCAGTGGATCTATATTTTCGCGCTCCTGCATGGTCGTTACATCACGCTTTAGACCTTCCGATATCTCGCGCAGACGACCGGCATTCAAATTTAGTAGTTCTTCCTCTCTACGCCCGCTTACCACGCGGTGCATCACTGCTTCACGACGTAATTCCTCGCTAAGAGCGGCTGTCTCAGATGGTTTGGCCGTGGTATCTACGACTTTGCCTTTGCGTGCAGCCTTATCCAGATACATCTCGTGATCTGCTCTTGCTAAAAGATCCGATGCTCCTTCTCCCGCTCTGCGGGTGGTGGCACCAGCACTGGCTTTGACCACATAAGAGCCTGGGCTTGGTGCGACACCAGCTGGCAAAATGCGCACACCAGAAGCACTGGCCTCCAGTCTCAAGGATTGTATGTCTTTGACTAGTTTGGCCGTATCTTTTGTATCTGGCAAAACCGCTAGATACTCATCTCCACCCAGCCTGCCTACTTTGTCTGAGGCACGCATGCGGTCTTTGAGATACTTGCCCATTACCTTTAAGACCTCGTCACCTCGATCATGCCCAAGGTTGTCATTGACTGCCTTAAAGTTATCCAGGTCAATCATCATTAGTGTCAAATCACGACTACCACCTTTAGCTTCAGCCCGTTCGATTTGCTTGACTGTCCTGACCAGGGCCTGCTCAGAGCCAGTCTTATTGAGCAAATTGGTGATTGGATCAAGTGTTGTGCTGGCTTCTAGCTTGCCTGCATCACTAGCCAGGGCAGCAATATTTTTGGCTTCGGTTAGTCGTTCGGTGCTTTCTAGCTTTTTTACTCCCTCTCTGGCACCCTGTCTGAGGCAACTTGTAGCACTCTGCCCCAGGGCAGCGAGTGTCATATACTCAGCACCTGTCGTTGCCGCCGTTTTTACAACGTGAGCCATATTTGCTTTAACTGATTTTTTATCGGACCATTCGTCGATACCATGCACAGTGCCAGCTCCAACACCGCCGACTCCGCCAGCTGCAGACCCCAGGGCTACACCTTTGACTACACGCTTGACAGCACTGGTGCCAGTCTCGTTGAGTGCTTTGTTTAGCTCCATAGTGAGCATGACATTGAGCGCGCTGGCATTGCCTTCGGATGTGGCAAATTTGCGAGCCAATTTGTCTAGTTTTGCGGCAGATACAGTATCGGCTCCACTGGCAATGCTATCTCTTATTTGCCCGGCCAGGGCTTGCTCAAGCTCAGCTTTAGCACCTGGTCTTACGAGAGCAACGCCGGTCTCTTTTGCTATCGTCTCGGAGCCTTTTACCACAGCATCAGCACTTGCCACCGCAGCCTGTTGTCCGAGCTTGAGCATTTCGGCTAACTGTCTGCCACCAAAGCCCATGGTCCCAGCTGATACAGCGCCGGTGAGACCATCAGCGACAATGCTGCCTTTGTTATAATCGGCTCCCTCTATGGCGGCTTTGGTGCCCACCGAGACCACTGCTCCAGCAGTAGCCAAAAGAGTCAGGCTAGCACCGCCAGTAAAGGCTGCTCCGGCCAGTCCTGTACCTGTTAGTGCGGCCGCAACCGTGGCATCAGCTGCCTGATTTTTGGAGTCTTTGTAGAGATTTAGCGCCTTATTGAGATTTTCGCTCAGATGCTTGCGTTCCTCTGGTTGCATCAGCATAAAATCGCGAGAATAGCGGGTATTTGCTGCAGCATATTGTTCCAAGACATCATGGGTCTGGTCACTGGTACCGTCCCAAAGACGCTCGACCCAGGCTCTGCCAAGACCATCTACTGAATTGTAGACAGAGTCTCGACGATTGTTGTAATCTTCGCGCATCGTATATGGTGTGCGCATAAGGTCGAGAGTAGTAAGCCTCTCACGACCTCTGGTATTTTCGTTTATATCATTGATCAAAGATGATTGATACTTGTGCTCATAGACGCCCCTAGCCTGGTATCTTTGTTCTGGGGTCATGCCTTCAAGCACACTGGCAATACTTGCTTTGTCTTTGCTTACAGCGAGTATTGATGCCCTCAATTCATCAGCCTTTTCACTTTTGCCACCTTGCTCGATAATTGTTCTGGCTAGTTGACGCTCGCTGGGATTGAGCAGATTGTCCATCGCTCTGGGATTTTTAGCCAGATCCTGAGCAGCAAGACGGCTAGCTTCTGCATTTTTTAGTGAGTTGATAAAGCCGGCTTTGTCATCGCCACTGATATGAGTGTATTTACTTATACGCTCAGCCAGCCTCAGATTGGCATCCTGAGCGGTCTCGTCGCCTTTTGGGGCTGGCTTGTATTTACCAGTTACTATTTCATCGAGCATGTGGACTGCAACAAATCGTTCGCGATAGTTCATACCGCTCAACTTGAGTGCGCTATCCATGTCTTTGCGAAATTGAGGTTCACTCCTGAGTCTCTCGAGTTCTGCCTTTGGCATGGCTTTTAGTAAGGCATTAACTTCTCTGCCGTTGGCACCAATAGCACCTCCTAGCTCAGCGATTTTGGATACTGTGGATCGTCCCCCGGGTGAGACAATCTTATCTTCACAGATGAGCATCTCTCTTTCAGAGAGTGGGTCTTTAAAGGCAGCTGAGAGTTTGCGATAAAATTCTACTTGTTGTCTTTCTGTGCTAGACAACGCTGACATTGGCTTCTGTTCATTGCGCCTGCCGTCAGAATAGTTTGCTTTTTGCTGAGCAGTCATATTGCTTGCTGCAAAATATATTGCTTGCTCGTTGTCACCAGCAAAGCTGGAATTGTGCTTAATGGCGGTAGTTATATCCAGTCTGCCTAATTTGACATAGTCGAGTGCGATATCTGTTTCTCTGGCATTAAAGGCATCGCGTATTTTTTGCTCGCCTTGTTTACTTAAAAACGTCTGTCGAGCTTCGGGGCTAGCTTCTCTAAAGGCTTCGCGCATCATATCGATATTTTTGCTATTGATAGCAATCGTTGCCAGTGTTTGAGTGTCTTCACTGGTGCGGTTTTCACTACCCTTAAGATAAATTTCTAGAGCTTGCTTACTCTCTGGCGATAAGAGCCACCGGCGCTCCAGGTCGGTGGTCATCGGACGCTTAAACCGCTCCTGATACTGTCTGGCAATAGTATCTATTTGCTCTTTGTTGAGGGTGGCAAATGTATCGCGCAGATCCTTTTCGATGTTTTGATTGCTTTTGCCGCCTAGCTCTGTAAGGGCAACTAGATTGGCTCTTACTCGAGTTGTGTCGTCAAAATTGCCCTGTAGGGCTTGGCTTACTTTGATTCTGTCGGAGCCAGTGAAGTTTTTCTCCAGATCCCCGCTCAGTGAGTGCCTGGTCTGGTCTTTGTAGAGAGCGGCGATATTTTTGAGTTCCTGGCCGGTTTTGCCTCTCAGGTGCTCAATTATGAGGTCGCTGTCGGGAGATACTTTTGCCAACTCAGTTGCTAACGACCGGGCTGTAACTTTGCTGGATGAGTCTTCAGTAGCGGCTACTGTCAATTTATCAGAGGTTGGTTGGCTCTTTTCTGGCTTACCCGTAGACTCTAGCGAGAGTTGTGGATTACCAGCTGGTTGCTCTTTGCGCCTTTCGTCGCCTATGTCTTTAGTGTGCACCATTACAGTTACCAGCCGGATACCTTGAGCCTGATGGACATGCCATCCTCCTTGTCTATATGCCACATAACTGGTCTCTTTAAGCCCAGCCTGTGGCTGTAGGGACTAAGCTTACATTTTAAACTTCAATCATGTGCCGTCTCTGGTAAATTCTGATTCGAGGAGAGTCAGTTTGTGGGCTTCGTTTGCCGGCGATGCTAATACCACTGGCGGTATTAGCATTGTAAGTAGCAAAATCAACTGCGCCAAGTGAGAGTTTGGCATTTAATTATTGGTCCCGGTCACTGCCATTGGTAATGAGGCTCAGTTTTTCCTTTAGCCTTCTAATGGACTGAGGGCATCGTCAAATGAGATTGTGCGCCAGTTACCTGTAACCAGTCCACGCTCATCGCTATCATCTTTGCCTGACTCTTCTGGCTTGCTCTCGTGCAGTCGACTCTGCAAATCTGTCAATTTAGCAAGCAGGTTAACTGTTGTCGGATGTGAGGCACCAAGGCTATCCAGGCAGATTTTGTGGGCTTCATAGTAGCAGCGCAATGATTCTTTTTGCTCTCCTGTCTGAAAATGCAACATGCCCAGGTTTTGTAAGCCGCAGGCTACATCCGGATGATTAGTGCCGAGAATTTTCTTTAAGAGATAGACATGCATTGTCGCTTCTTCGATAGCAGTAGCCACCTGTCCCATAAAATAATGCACTTTAGCCAATGTGCTCCAGGCTTGTGCATGACTCATATTTAGCTCACCAAAAATCTGCTTAGCCAGGTCTTTGGCTTCTTTTTGATAGGCTTCTGCGGCCGTATAATTGGCTAACTCGCAACATACATAAGAGGCTCTCTCAAGGCAGTAAAAATAGCGATTGTCTTGATGCTTGCGCAAACTAGTCAAAAGCTGAGTGTACATATCGAGAGCATTGGCGTAGTCGCGGACCAGGATCATCTGTTCAGCGACTTCCTTGAGGTCAAGCAAGTTTGCTTCTGTCACAGCGCTGTTATCTTTTAAAACAGGCTTGCTTTGCTGGGCATTTTTTCTAAACCAGCGCAGTTCCACCATCGCTTCTTTTGTAAAAATAGAACGTCGCTTGGCATACTCATAAAGTGTGATGATTTCATCAAATGTATAGCGTCTACCTTCGTAGAGGCTGTAGCACTGCTGTAGCAGTTCTGCCGATGTTTCATCCAATGCACCCGATATAAGCAAAGCTTGTTTGACTATACGCTGATTGCGTTTAGCTAGCTCAAATGCTTGATCATAAGTCTCTGCACTATTTTGATCTAGAGTTTTGACAAATTCAAAAAATGAAAGCAAATCCTCGTCATTGCTCTCAGTTCCAGTCTGGTCACTGAGCACCACAGCTAGTGCATCACCAAAAGCCATACCTTCTTCTAGTCTTGCAATCACAGGCTTTAGTTGATTTAGACGCAATGTGCCATTGGCTAGATTACTTTGCAATGTCAAAATACTGTCTAACTGAGCTTTGGACAGATAGCGCCTCTCCAGTAATATCTCACCGATAGATTTACGACCACCGATGCTAAGCTCCAGAGCCTCTGTCAGTCTGCTCTCCGAAATCAGCCCGGATAAAACAAGCAGCTCACCAATTTTAGGAATGTTACTGGCTTGCTGAGCATAAAAACTTTTTGACTTAGGGGCAGCATGTGTTTGCGATAGTCTGATTCGAGCATCTTTCAGGACTTCAATGCCTTCTGCTCTTGATAGACGCCCTTGTCTGATCATCGATTGGATACTTAAGGCAGTACCAAGTAATACTTCGGTGATCATACTGGCAGACACAAGCATGCGACCAAGGGGCAGTTTAAGCTTGGGTTGCTGTCTTAAATACGTGTCCAGATGGTGCTGCGGTAAGGCCTCGCTCTCGACCAAAAGCTCTCCCAGTAGAGCAATTTTGCGCTCCCGCTTTTGACTCCAACCGAGCTGGGCAAGAGCTGTGTCTAAATCTGTATTGCATACTTTAGCCATTTGATATGAGAGTTTGGCTGCCTCAATATCAATCAGATCCTCTCGTAGCAAAGTCTGGCAGCGAATAAGTGCCGTTAAGTCTGGCTCTAATATCAGTCCCGACAATACCAGCACACGACCTAGTGGTAGTCCTGTATCAGCAGACAGAGTCAGTGATTTGTCCACGTGCTCTTGTGATACTGCACCTAATTTTACGGACAGTTCGCCGAGCAAATAGTTATTGGTAGTGGTGGACACAGAGATACCCTATTGTTAGTGCCTACAAAATGCGCTGCATCTGGGTTGCTCCAGATCCAGGCTAGTCTGTGATTATCCAGCATTTTGGTCAAATCTGGATAAAAATTGGCATTTTTGGCTGTCCCTCAATTTCAGGGGCAAAGTGACCTGTCAGTAAATATCAGCCGCAGAAGGGTTGCTTCAATTCAGATTCGACTATTTACCGGTGTATCCGGCTTCCTTTTTGAGTTTTTCCAGGTCAGGCACTTTTAGATCGCCTTTGTTGGCGTCAAATCGAGCAGCCATATAAACATGTCCTAGCTGGGTTGTTTCAGCAACCATAAATTTGGAGCGGTCAAGACGCTCAGCCGGTGGGTCTTCTGGAGGTCTCATGATGCTGCGTGTACGCATCTCAAAGGATTGTTTTTCGATGGCGAACTTACCGTCTTTGTTGGCGGCCCAGATGGCATCCATTTTTGCTTGCGCAATGTAGAGATTGGAGTTTTTTACTCCCATACCGATAATACCGCTCAGGTCCTGCTGCACTTTCTTTTCGTAGGCAGGAAACTCAATAGGACCGGCTTTGCCCTCGGTTTGTAGGGCCTTAGTGATCATCTTTTGGGCGTAAGTATTGTAGTCCATGCCTGCTGGCAGATTGCCAGGGTCAGCTATGGCAAAGGTCTTTGCGCCGCTATCATCTTTATGGATTTCAAAGACTTTGACACCATCTACATTGTAGACAACGCCTTGCTTGTAGATGCTATCGGCTTTGCCGTCGGTTCTATTGGGATTGCTGACCACCTGCCCCTTTTCGTCCTTAATTTCCATGGTCTTAGCTTTGGCTGACCATGTGTCACTCTTGGCGATACTGCCAGCAAGATATAAGCTATCGTCTTTGCCACTGTCTTGGAGGCGAGTACCGACTACTTCGTTAACCTTTTGGGCGCCGCCTTTGCCAATCGCTGCCATGGCTTTAATTTCCAGTCCTGGAGGCAATTGATCGCGATTGGCGTAAGCCTCTGGCATGGCTTTGGACCACCAGCGCTGCTCCGTTGTTTTGGGGTCCCATTTACCTTGTGCAAGTAAATCTACACCGAGTTTATCTTTGAGGGCGCCAAAAGCGACAGCTGAGACATCTGGGCTATAGGGTTCTTTTGTAAATTCGCCATTGCGGCTCGTTTCTGGTGCAACCGAACGTGTGCCTTCCACTTTGTCTTTTGGAGCACTTGCTGGGTAGGCGATTTCGGATAATTTTAAGGCTACTTTGTCTTCAGCTGGTTTGTCTTGCTGATTGTTGTTTTCGACCGGTGTTTTGGTAGTTACAGCAGTATCGCCTTTATGATCAGCCATTTCATTACTCCAGTAGATTAATCGGGGGATGAAGGCATAGTAAGAGTCAGGTCGTGTAATTTTCGTGAAAATGCACCATCCGGCACATTAGTTGTTCCACTTTTTGCCACAATCTAAAAGGAGCGCTAGCGGCGCTCTCGTATCTGGCTGAGATTAATAATTAGCCGACGAGGGGATTCGAACCCTCGACCTACGGTTTACGAAACCGTTGCTCTACCAGCTGAGCTACGTCGGCGTGCCCCCCATTATAAAAGATGGGCAAACTAATCACTAGCTCGGGCGGACGCAAGTTTACAGTTGCATTTATCGGCGCTTTTGGGTAAGTATCCAATATGAGCGATAAACACCATGACAAAAGTCCAGGACATAGTCAAGAGAGCGCTGCCTCTGACAGGCTCAGGCATGACGACCATCAGGCTGGCAGCAAAGCTGGCGAAAAGCACGATGGATTTAGCCTCAAGCCAATTCTTGAGGACTTAGACGATGGCATCAATAAGCTCAAAAAGTTAAATCCACTCTATAAGCCTGAACCCGGGCTGGTCGGTCCAGGCTGTTATAAGGTGGATATGTTGCATGACAAGCCTGCAAAAACAAATGAATTGCTCAAAGACAAAGCCTATGACAGCTATAACTGCAAATATTTTGTCAAGACTTTTATGGACGGCAAAGCACCAGTCGGTGACAGGGGTCGTCATGAGGAGCTGTCCAGCCAGGATTTGACCAGCCGAGGCTACGAAAAGACTGATGGTAAAGGCTTTTATAAACCAGGGGACATCATCCTCGTTTTACCTAACCCGGGTTTGGCTACCCTTAGCCCTGTTGTGCACGCAGCGGTTGTGACAGAGGCTGGACCGGGCGGTAAAGGCGTGATGCTCACGCAAAAGCCGGATGGTGAGCACCCTGTGACCCGTACTGACTTTGCCGCCTTTTGCCGGGCTTACGGCATAAGCTCCAACCAGTGCCACATTGAGATTTATCGCAATACCAAAAAGCCAATAAAACCGTAGTCGGCAGCTCTCAGCTACATTTAGTTTTT
Above is a window of Candidatus Obscuribacter sp. DNA encoding:
- a CDS encoding aldo/keto reductase, with the translated sequence MPLTTYNDIVVPSFMYGTAWKKETTAKCVEMAVEAGFTAIDTANQLRHYNEALVGEALLSLQNRGIKRESLFIQTKFTSVDGQGNTTPYDAKANLTTQVKQSMDSSLQHLHTDCVDSYVLHGPYSRNGLGAADWEVWTAIEDLYTQGKTRMIGVSNVTAEQLSQLCLKARVKPMMVQNRCYAIVGWDREVRDICNKHNIIYQGFSLLTANGQYINDRIVQDIARRLGTGVAPVIFSFAMHLGMLPLTGTTDMEHMRLDLTALDLKLTEDDVRNIESIAVPMQYA
- a CDS encoding diguanylate cyclase codes for the protein MAYRQGGWHVHQAQGIRLVTVMVHTKDIGDERRKEQPAGNPQLSLESTGKPEKSQPTSDKLTVAATEDSSSKVTARSLATELAKVSPDSDLIIEHLRGKTGQELKNIAALYKDQTRHSLSGDLEKNFTGSDRIKVSQALQGNFDDTTRVRANLVALTELGGKSNQNIEKDLRDTFATLNKEQIDTIARQYQERFKRPMTTDLERRWLLSPESKQALEIYLKGSENRTSEDTQTLATIAINSKNIDMMREAFREASPEARQTFLSKQGEQKIRDAFNARETDIALDYVKLGRLDITTAIKHNSSFAGDNEQAIYFAASNMTAQQKANYSDGRRNEQKPMSALSSTERQQVEFYRKLSAAFKDPLSEREMLICEDKIVSPGGRSTVSKIAELGGAIGANGREVNALLKAMPKAELERLRSEPQFRKDMDSALKLSGMNYRERFVAVHMLDEIVTGKYKPAPKGDETAQDANLRLAERISKYTHISGDDKAGFINSLKNAEASRLAAQDLAKNPRAMDNLLNPSERQLARTIIEQGGKSEKADELRASILAVSKDKASIASVLEGMTPEQRYQARGVYEHKYQSSLINDINENTRGRERLTTLDLMRTPYTMREDYNNRRDSVYNSVDGLGRAWVERLWDGTSDQTHDVLEQYAAANTRYSRDFMLMQPEERKHLSENLNKALNLYKDSKNQAADATVAAALTGTGLAGAAFTGGASLTLLATAGAVVSVGTKAAIEGADYNKGSIVADGLTGAVSAGTMGFGGRQLAEMLKLGQQAAVASADAVVKGSETIAKETGVALVRPGAKAELEQALAGQIRDSIASGADTVSAAKLDKLARKFATSEGNASALNVMLTMELNKALNETGTSAVKRVVKGVALGSAAGGVGGVGAGTVHGIDEWSDKKSVKANMAHVVKTAATTGAEYMTLAALGQSATSCLRQGAREGVKKLESTERLTEAKNIAALASDAGKLEASTTLDPITNLLNKTGSEQALVRTVKQIERAEAKGGSRDLTLMMIDLDNFKAVNDNLGHDRGDEVLKVMGKYLKDRMRASDKVGRLGGDEYLAVLPDTKDTAKLVKDIQSLRLEASASGVRILPAGVAPSPGSYVVKASAGATTRRAGEGASDLLARADHEMYLDKAARKGKVVDTTAKPSETAALSEELRREAVMHRVVSGRREEELLNLNAGRLREISEGLKRDVTTMQERENIDPLTGLLNGKTIRTNLETLVAQSERALAKGEERHLTVVYIDMDGLKGVNDKLGHQNGDQSLRFMGQKLKELARDTDYVSHISGDEYMMLLPDTNGAQAIAQRLDKLRFAMQANGETRPLAAGEALKEGEVKIGFSAGIVVKQPGETAEMVRQRADALMHENKMYKKTHQVFYASEIPAQLELQKQMREQGHIMEADKLLNDIQFAREHQYLAGKRVREEREGLTILP
- a CDS encoding tetratricopeptide repeat protein, with the translated sequence MSTTTNNYLLGELSVKLGAVSQEHVDKSLTLSADTGLPLGRVLVLSGLILEPDLTALIRCQTLLREDLIDIEAAKLSYQMAKVCNTDLDTALAQLGWSQKRERKIALLGELLVESEALPQHHLDTYLRQQPKLKLPLGRMLVSASMITEVLLGTALSIQSMIRQGRLSRAEGIEVLKDARIRLSQTHAAPKSKSFYAQQASNIPKIGELLVLSGLISESRLTEALELSIGGRKSIGEILLERRYLSKAQLDSILTLQSNLANGTLRLNQLKPVIARLEEGMAFGDALAVVLSDQTGTESNDEDLLSFFEFVKTLDQNSAETYDQAFELAKRNQRIVKQALLISGALDETSAELLQQCYSLYEGRRYTFDEIITLYEYAKRRSIFTKEAMVELRWFRKNAQQSKPVLKDNSAVTEANLLDLKEVAEQMILVRDYANALDMYTQLLTSLRKHQDNRYFYCLERASYVCCELANYTAAEAYQKEAKDLAKQIFGELNMSHAQAWSTLAKVHYFMGQVATAIEEATMHVYLLKKILGTNHPDVACGLQNLGMLHFQTGEQKESLRCYYEAHKICLDSLGASHPTTVNLLAKLTDLQSRLHESKPEESGKDDSDERGLVTGNWRTISFDDALSPLEG